A region from the Arachis ipaensis cultivar K30076 chromosome B01, Araip1.1, whole genome shotgun sequence genome encodes:
- the LOC107643542 gene encoding uncharacterized protein LOC107643542 isoform X1: protein MLTDELERLESFTQIFFNPNAFQYGVAAGQDYSNTKKSMTHPSCHLSSGRHVISGMKLFSQDSEFDILEDGLVSVRVDYDFNYDDISASQKFYSLSIGLYESNTDFQEGNGHQENNFQFTYGDYFDFGDPISICQECGALMWYDERNRKNRNYIIPEFSLCCSLGKVQLPFLTEPPEVLKELLYDYGSKHYKNFQNNIRAYNQMFAFTSSAGKVDSSINKGHRRAPTVYKISGENIHYIGSLMPMPGEKPKFAQLYIYDTENEVNNRIAPFRSNDSEYAIDSEIVGKLQKMLDENNALAKSFRMAKERFAGSNTEHVRLKLLSSR, encoded by the exons ATGTTGACTGATGAACTTGAAAGACTAGAGTCTTTTacacaaatattttttaatccaaatgcaTTTCAATATGGAGTAGCTGCTGGTCAAGATTATTCAAATACAAAGAAATCTATGACACATCCAAGTTGTCATTTATCTTCTGGACGACATGTGATCAGTGGGATGAAGTTATTTTCTCAAGATTCTGAATTTGATATTTTAGAAGATGGATTAGTTTCTGTTAGAGTTGATTATGATTTCAACTATGATGATATTTCTG CTTCTCAAAAATTTTACTCTCTGAGCATTGGTTTATATGAAAGTAACACTGATTTTCAAGAAG GTAATGGTCACCAAGAAAATAACTTTCAGTTCACATATGGAG ATTATTTTGATTTTGGTGATCCAATTTCAATTTGTCAAGAGTGTGGTGCTTTAATGTGGTATGATGAAAGAAATCGAAAAAATAGAAATTATATCATTCCAGAGTTTAGTCTATGCTGCAGTTTAGGAAAAGTGCAATTGCCTTTTCTAACAGAGCCTCCTGAAGTTCTAAAAGAGTTACTTTATGACTATGGTTCAAAGCATTACAAGAATTTTCAAAATAATATCAGAGCATATAATCAAATGTTTGCATTTACTTCTTCTGCTGGAAAGGTGGACTCATCTATAAACAAAGGCCATAGACGTGCTCCAACGGTCTACAAGATTAGTGGAGAAAATATTCATTATATTGGTAGTTTAATGCCTATGCCCGGTGAAAAACCTAAGTTTGCTCAGTTGTATATCTATGACACAGAAAACGAAGTAAACAATAGAATAGCACCATTTAG GTCAAATGATTCTGAATATGCTATTGACTCTGAGATTGTTGGCAAGTTACAAAAGATGTTAGATGAGAATAATGCTTTGGCAAAATCATTTAGAATGGCGAAAGAAAGATTTGCAGGTTCTAATACAGAACATGTAAGGTTGAAGCTTTTAAGTTCAAGGTAA
- the LOC107643765 gene encoding uncharacterized protein LOC107643765, translating to MVSKVQNQKTRSMFNNLQLLHSITHFQRRQKTLVLLDASEYIKFLKQRLEEEWKQLVAAATMPMLKVEAQEEKFMIKVVSERSCKGLLVFILEAFEELGLDVLQARVSCAQNFSLEAIGIKDKNGTCHLDAQVIQKVVSQAIQNWSEVTHQQ from the exons atgGTCTCCAAGGTTCAAAATCAAAAGACAAGATCCATGTTCAACAACCTTCAATTACTTCATTCTATCACACACTTTCAAAGG AGGCAGAAGACACTAGTGTTATTGGATGCTTCAGAATACATAAAATTTTTAAAGCAAAGGCTTGAAGAAGAATGGAAGCAACTAGTAGCAGCCGCAACGATGCCTATG CTAAAAGTTGAAGCGCAAGAGGAGAAATTTATGATAAAGGTTGTGAGTGAAAGGAGTTGCAAAGGTTTATTGGTTTTCATACTTGAAGCCTTTGAAGAGCTTGGTCTTGATGTGCTCCAAGCTAGGGTTTCCTGTGCTCAAAACTTCTCTCTAGAAGCAATTGGAATCAAA GATAAGAATGGTACATGCCATTTGGATGCACAAGTAATTCAAAAAGTAGTGTCCCAAGCTATTCAAAATTGGAGTGAAGTCACACACCAACAATGA
- the LOC110268855 gene encoding uncharacterized protein LOC110268855, which translates to MNILFFWDSKTLLYFLNSKKTFSLPHSHIFSPNFFIKLSPDLPHGALSPRLLLSASLSCLVPCILLIPCISPRLCPSLPRRVSPTCLCASVLPCFPRLAAPCLRPSLTTPPLRPSRLVSLSRACSRGFHFRQSLGLAGCRDLGGWPWLLRFRQSPGPGSGKTTLLLVLTGKLDHSLKRDPQAHLCCWE; encoded by the exons ATGAATATTCTCTTTTTTTGGGATAGCAAGACActcttatattttttaaattccaaAAAAACCTTCTCACTTCCACACTCACATATCTTTAGCCCTAACTTTTTCATCAAGCTCTCTCCGGATCTGCCGCACGGTGCCCTCTCGCCGCGCCTCCTCCTCTCGGCGTCCCTATCGTGCCTCGTCCCTTGTATTCTACTCATCCCTTGTATTTCGCCGCGTCTCTGTCCCTCTCTCCCTCGCCGCGTCTCACCTACGTGCCTCTGTGCCTCCGTTCTTCCATGCTTCCCTCGCCTCGCCGCGCCGTGCCTCCGTCCCTCCCTCACCACGCCGCCGCTCCGTCCCTCGCGCCTAGTTTCACTGTCTCGCGCCTGCTCTCGTGGCTTCCATTTCAGACAGAGCCTAGGACTAGCTGGATGCAGGGACTTGGGGGGTTGGCCTTGGTTATTGCGTTTCAGACAGAGCCCAGGACCAG GAAGTGGCAAAACAACACTATTGTTGGTTCTGACAGGGAAACTTGACCATTCTCTCAAG AGAGATCCACAAGCGCATCTGTGTTGCTGGGAGTGA
- the LOC107643542 gene encoding uncharacterized protein LOC107643542 isoform X2: protein MTHPSCHLSSGRHVISGMKLFSQDSEFDILEDGLVSVRVDYDFNYDDISASQKFYSLSIGLYESNTDFQEGNGHQENNFQFTYGDYFDFGDPISICQECGALMWYDERNRKNRNYIIPEFSLCCSLGKVQLPFLTEPPEVLKELLYDYGSKHYKNFQNNIRAYNQMFAFTSSAGKVDSSINKGHRRAPTVYKISGENIHYIGSLMPMPGEKPKFAQLYIYDTENEVNNRIAPFRSNDSEYAIDSEIVGKLQKMLDENNALAKSFRMAKERFAGSNTEHVRLKLLSSR from the exons ATGACACATCCAAGTTGTCATTTATCTTCTGGACGACATGTGATCAGTGGGATGAAGTTATTTTCTCAAGATTCTGAATTTGATATTTTAGAAGATGGATTAGTTTCTGTTAGAGTTGATTATGATTTCAACTATGATGATATTTCTG CTTCTCAAAAATTTTACTCTCTGAGCATTGGTTTATATGAAAGTAACACTGATTTTCAAGAAG GTAATGGTCACCAAGAAAATAACTTTCAGTTCACATATGGAG ATTATTTTGATTTTGGTGATCCAATTTCAATTTGTCAAGAGTGTGGTGCTTTAATGTGGTATGATGAAAGAAATCGAAAAAATAGAAATTATATCATTCCAGAGTTTAGTCTATGCTGCAGTTTAGGAAAAGTGCAATTGCCTTTTCTAACAGAGCCTCCTGAAGTTCTAAAAGAGTTACTTTATGACTATGGTTCAAAGCATTACAAGAATTTTCAAAATAATATCAGAGCATATAATCAAATGTTTGCATTTACTTCTTCTGCTGGAAAGGTGGACTCATCTATAAACAAAGGCCATAGACGTGCTCCAACGGTCTACAAGATTAGTGGAGAAAATATTCATTATATTGGTAGTTTAATGCCTATGCCCGGTGAAAAACCTAAGTTTGCTCAGTTGTATATCTATGACACAGAAAACGAAGTAAACAATAGAATAGCACCATTTAG GTCAAATGATTCTGAATATGCTATTGACTCTGAGATTGTTGGCAAGTTACAAAAGATGTTAGATGAGAATAATGCTTTGGCAAAATCATTTAGAATGGCGAAAGAAAGATTTGCAGGTTCTAATACAGAACATGTAAGGTTGAAGCTTTTAAGTTCAAGGTAA
- the LOC107644377 gene encoding ATP-dependent DNA helicase PIF1-like produces MPGRNPILYEDGEDIDDILSKPGIDQSMFTAWMEANNNYSEAKELTYSEFPRFFVYNKKEKICFRDACFALGLLNDDREYIEAIKEASCWGLGDYLRKLFTVMLMSNSVSRPEHVWKETWRLLSDDILYNERKLSKNSDLSLTDEELKTRCLYEIEMILQDNRKSLKEYPHMPFLEYFVRLKFQNGLIYKELNYDKNNLKNEFQTLFSSLTQEQQGVFEKIVEAISKEDGGVFFVYGHGGTGKTYLWTVLTSFLRSQGMIVLTVALSGIAALLLPGGRTAHSRFAIPLTVHEDSVCNIKQNSELAELLKQTKLIIWDEASMVHRYSVEAVDKSLRDIMSSTNNNNANLPFGGKVVVFGGEFRQILSVIPGGGRTEIVNASICSSYIWDYCSVLRLTKNMRLEESSHADNDELALFSQWILNVGDGNIGGPNDGISEIMIPTELLISNFEDPLSSIVDCIYPNLLENHLDSNWLQSRAILCSTLDVVEKVNQYIIMKISGDEKIYLSSDSVDKSYGSGQYATETLTPEFLNSLQCSGLPHHALKLKVGIPIMLLRNLDQCAGLCNGTRLIITRLSNHVIEAEVLVGSYLGKKVLIPRMCMSPSQSPWPFKLDRRQFSIVVSYAMTINKSQGQSLSNVGVYLSKPVFSHGQLYVAISRVRRVKILVSTISNYIMSQNIISSHKRWLIFSITRFPFG; encoded by the exons ATGCCTGGTCGGAATCCAATTCTATATGAAGATGGTGAAGATATTGATGATATTCTGTCAAAACCCGGGATTGATCAATCAATGTTTACTGCATGGATGGAGGCTAATAACAATTACTCGGAGGCTAAAGAGTTGACATATTCTGAGTTTCCAAGATTCTTTgtttataataaaaaagaaaaaatctg CTTTAGAGATGCTTGCTTTGCTTTGGGATTACTTAATGATGATAGAGAATATATTGAAGCTATCAAAGAAGCTTCATGTTGGGGTTTAGGTGATTATCTAAGGAAGCTTTTCACTGTAATGTTGATGTCAAATAGTGTGAGCAGACCAGAACATGTTTGGAAAGAAACTTGGAGGCTTCTATCTGATGATATTTTGTATAATGAAAGAAAATTGTCTAAAAATTCAG ATTTATCTTTGACTGATGAAGAGCTGAAAACAAGATGCTTATATGAAATTGAGATGATATTGCAAGATAATAGGAAGAGCTTAAAAGAATATCCTCATATGCCTTTTCTAGAATATTTTGTGAGGCTGAAATTTCAAAATGGTTTAATTTATAAGGAGCTAAACTATGACAAGAACAATTTGAAAAATGAATTTCAAACATTATTCTCATCCTTAACACAAGAACAACAAGGTGTTTTTGAGAAAATTGTGGAAGCAATTTCTAAAGAAGATGGTGGAGTATTCTTTGTATATGGCCATGGAGGAACAGGTAAGACTTATCTCTGGACAGTTTTGACTTCTTTTTTAAGGTCACAAGGAATGATTGTTCTTACTGTTGCATTGAGTGGAATTGCTGCTTTGCTACTACCTGGAGGTAGAACAGCTCATTCTAGGTTTGCTATACCATTAACGGTGCATGAGGATTCTGTATGTAATATTAAACAAAATAGTGAACTAGCTGAGTTGTTAAAGCAAACAAAGCTTATCATATGGGATGAAGCATCTATGGTTCACAGATATAGTGTTGAGGCAGTTGATAAAAGTTTAAGAGACATTATGTCATctacaaataataataatgctaatTTGCCTTTTGGTGGGAAGGTAGTGGTATTTGGTGGAGAATTTAGACAAATTCTTTCTGTCATTCCTGGAGGTGGCAGGACAGAAATTGTTAATGCAAGCATATGTTCCTCTTACATATGGGACTATTGTAGTGTTTTGAGACTTACAAAAAATATGAGATTAGAGGAATCTTCACATGCTGATAATGATGAATTGGCTTTGTTTTCACAATGGATCTTAAATGTTGGAGATGGCAATATAGGTGGGCCTAATGATGGCATCTCTGAGATTATGATTCCTACTGAGTTGCTCATATCAAATTTTGAAGATCCTCTTAGTTCTATTGTGGATTGTATATATCCAAATCTTCTTGAAAATCACTTGGATTCTAATTGGTTGCAATCACGAGCAATTCTTTGTTCTACGCTTGATGTCGTTGAGAAGGTAAATCAATATATTATCATGAAAATTTCAGGAGATGAAAAAATTTACTTGAGTTCAGATAGTGTTGACAAATCTTATGGAAGCGGACAGTATGCTACTGAAACACTTACTCCAGAGTTTTTAAATAGCCTCCAATGTTCAGGATTACCTCATCATGCTTTGAAGTTGAAGGTTGGAATTCCTATAATGCTTTTAAGAAATCTAGACCAATGTGCAGGTTTATGTAATGGCACCAGGCTAATTATAACAAGGTTATCTAATCATGTTATAGAAGCAGAAGTATTAGTTGGAAGCTATCTTGGCAAAAAGGTCTTAATCCCACGCATGTGCATGTCTCCTTCTCAATCACCGTGGCCTTTCAAATTGGATAGGAGACAATTTTCTATTGTTGTCTCATATGCCATGACCATCAATAAAAGTCAAGGACAATCTCTTAGCAATGTTGGAGTGTATCTTTCTAAACCCGTGTTTAGTCATGGACAACTTTATGTTGCTATATCTCGTGTTCGAA GGGTAAAAATACTAGTGTCCACTATTAGTAACTACATAATGAGCCAGAATATAATAAGCAGCCACAAGAGATGGCTAATATTCTCAATAACGCGGTTCCCTTTTGGCTAA